The following are encoded in a window of Gossypium raimondii isolate GPD5lz chromosome 13, ASM2569854v1, whole genome shotgun sequence genomic DNA:
- the LOC105784254 gene encoding uncharacterized protein LOC105784254 isoform X1 codes for MANNGVTSRLQQDVGILQQKIVNIQRELSQLDAKLDAKLEARFKEFKDELMGELRYELQSSFKQYLGYQNPTTSNAATLAKVLESLGPSTSRDKGKEKLV; via the exons ATGGCCAACAACGGTGTTACCTCGCGGTTGCAACAGGATGTGGGCATTTTGCAGCAGAAGATAGTGAATATCCAAAGAGAGTTGTCCCAACTCGATGCTAAGTTGGATGCCAAGTTAGAGGCCAGATTCAAGGAGTTTAAGGATGAGCTCATGGGTGAGCTACGATATGAGCTTCAGTCATCGTTTAAGCAGTATTTGGGGTACCAAAATCCTACTACTAGCAACGCAGCAACCTTAGCTAAAG TGTTGGAGTCACTAGGACCTTCAACGAGTAGAGACAAAGGTAAAGAAAAGCTTGTTTGA
- the LOC105784254 gene encoding uncharacterized protein LOC105784254 isoform X3 — protein sequence MANNGVTSRLQQDVGILQQKIVNIQRELSQLDAKLDAKLEARFKEFKDELMGELRYELQSSFKQYLGYQNPTTSNAATLAKG from the coding sequence ATGGCCAACAACGGTGTTACCTCGCGGTTGCAACAGGATGTGGGCATTTTGCAGCAGAAGATAGTGAATATCCAAAGAGAGTTGTCCCAACTCGATGCTAAGTTGGATGCCAAGTTAGAGGCCAGATTCAAGGAGTTTAAGGATGAGCTCATGGGTGAGCTACGATATGAGCTTCAGTCATCGTTTAAGCAGTATTTGGGGTACCAAAATCCTACTACTAGCAACGCAGCAACCTTAGCTAAAG